One Kineococcus aurantiacus genomic window carries:
- a CDS encoding Tat pathway signal sequence, translated as MEFDVRDAGGRLLTWSEFRARQSNGAGDDGYDDFLVDGTTLQVLTPWPLEEGPGTFALDRPAGRVTLALAWDTSDGYGQLFLDLPAAGTHEFSETAAEQAAVELDLQLRERPWYSPSVPVQEARSAATDLLARMRAQDDPARRGALAAQALDALVHAQLAVQEESGRQRAGDRPVVLGVTFDDPSRHDALAAVRDLTPVGQPWVRYVFDVADGPEAYRADVAAARASGVQVLGQFLDSSQFAGVSQPQWQRRVADYVRAFPDVAAWEVGNEVNGGWTGPDAGAKTRWAATHVKQNSSARTLVTLYWQLGEGEAVESVFTWAAANLPGTDVDDVGLSVYPEEHPLGASLDRVLRTLRQAYPGRRLLLTELGYGAADLRPLWWWGTRGDTAAARVQVARFYASAVNGIGDGGTFWWYFLQDALPPSPVHAALAAPGAGSSGTPVAWRVPRGLRTLRGRGRGRGRGRG; from the coding sequence TTGGAGTTCGACGTCCGGGACGCCGGCGGCCGGTTGCTGACGTGGTCGGAGTTCCGGGCCCGGCAGTCCAACGGTGCCGGTGACGACGGGTACGACGACTTCCTCGTGGACGGCACCACGTTGCAGGTCCTGACCCCGTGGCCGCTGGAGGAGGGGCCGGGGACCTTCGCCCTGGACCGCCCTGCGGGGCGGGTGACCCTCGCGCTGGCGTGGGACACCTCCGACGGCTACGGGCAGCTCTTCCTGGACCTGCCGGCGGCCGGGACCCACGAGTTCTCCGAGACCGCCGCGGAACAGGCCGCCGTCGAACTCGACCTGCAGCTGCGCGAACGGCCGTGGTACTCACCGTCCGTCCCGGTGCAGGAGGCGCGGTCGGCCGCGACGGACCTGCTCGCCCGGATGCGCGCGCAGGACGACCCCGCGCGCCGTGGTGCCCTGGCCGCGCAGGCGCTCGACGCGTTGGTGCACGCGCAGTTGGCCGTCCAGGAGGAGTCGGGGCGGCAGCGCGCCGGTGACCGTCCGGTCGTGCTCGGCGTCACCTTCGACGACCCGTCACGCCACGACGCCCTCGCCGCGGTCCGCGACCTGACCCCGGTCGGGCAGCCGTGGGTGCGGTACGTGTTCGACGTGGCGGACGGACCCGAGGCCTACCGCGCCGACGTCGCCGCGGCCCGGGCGTCCGGGGTGCAGGTCCTCGGCCAGTTCCTCGACTCCTCCCAGTTCGCGGGTGTGAGCCAGCCGCAGTGGCAGCGCCGGGTGGCCGACTACGTGCGGGCGTTCCCGGACGTCGCGGCGTGGGAGGTCGGCAACGAGGTCAACGGCGGGTGGACCGGTCCGGACGCCGGGGCCAAGACGCGGTGGGCCGCCACCCACGTGAAGCAGAACTCCAGCGCGCGCACCCTCGTCACGCTGTACTGGCAACTGGGGGAGGGCGAGGCGGTGGAATCCGTCTTCACCTGGGCCGCGGCGAACCTGCCGGGGACGGACGTCGACGACGTGGGGTTGTCCGTCTACCCGGAGGAGCACCCCCTCGGGGCTTCGCTGGACCGGGTCCTGCGGACCCTGCGCCAGGCCTACCCGGGACGGCGGCTGCTCCTCACCGAACTCGGGTACGGTGCCGCGGACTTGCGGCCGCTGTGGTGGTGGGGCACGCGGGGTGACACCGCGGCCGCCCGGGTGCAGGTCGCGCGGTTCTACGCGTCGGCCGTCAACGGCATCGGCGACGGCGGGACGTTCTGGTGGTACTTCCTGCAGGACGCCCTCCCGCCGTCGCCGGTCCACGCGGCGCTCGCCGCCCCGGGGGCGGGGTCGTCGGGCACCCCGGTGGCGTGGAGGGTGCCGCGCGGGCTGCGCACGCTGCGGGGCCGGGGCCGGGGCCGGGGCCGGGGCCGGGGCTGA
- a CDS encoding LacI family DNA-binding transcriptional regulator — MAVTSRDVARVAGVSQPTVSRALRDDPRLSQQTKERVREAAGLLGYVPSDAGRALSSGRTRRIGLLVTDLNNEFYHHIIAPVHHELENHGYQLVLHTESADDGDVVDRLLANGIDGVVLATTTVDSVAPLRLRDRGLPFVYLNRTGTQVDADATVVSPARGFADAARRAVELGHTRIGAVLGPSNTSTGQSRELALRAAMADHGLALETRFVRRGPYETGVGDAAVTELLALPEPPTLIFCGNDVVAYGALNAAARAGARVPEDVSVVGFDDLPPASWPILQLSTIAYDLEAMAREAARLAVRRIDEPASPLTHSTFDTAFVERRTLGAAPAH; from the coding sequence ATGGCAGTGACGAGCCGCGACGTCGCGCGCGTCGCCGGTGTCTCGCAGCCGACCGTCTCCCGGGCCCTGCGCGACGACCCGCGCCTGTCGCAGCAGACCAAGGAACGCGTGCGCGAGGCCGCCGGCCTCCTGGGCTACGTGCCGAGCGACGCCGGTCGCGCGCTGTCCTCGGGGCGGACCCGGCGCATCGGCCTGCTCGTGACCGACCTGAACAACGAGTTCTACCACCACATCATCGCGCCGGTGCACCACGAACTGGAGAACCACGGCTACCAGCTGGTGCTGCACACCGAGTCCGCCGACGACGGCGACGTCGTGGACCGCCTGCTCGCCAACGGGATCGACGGCGTGGTCCTGGCCACGACGACGGTCGACTCGGTCGCCCCGCTGCGCCTGCGCGACCGCGGGCTGCCCTTCGTGTACCTCAACCGCACCGGCACCCAGGTCGACGCCGACGCCACCGTCGTCTCCCCCGCACGGGGTTTCGCCGACGCGGCCCGGCGGGCCGTGGAACTCGGCCACACCCGCATCGGCGCCGTGCTCGGCCCGAGCAACACCAGCACGGGGCAGTCGCGCGAGCTCGCCCTGCGGGCCGCGATGGCCGACCACGGGCTGGCCCTGGAGACCCGGTTCGTGCGCCGGGGCCCCTACGAGACCGGGGTCGGGGACGCGGCGGTCACCGAGCTGCTGGCGCTGCCGGAACCGCCCACGCTGATCTTCTGCGGCAACGACGTGGTCGCCTACGGCGCGCTGAACGCCGCGGCGCGGGCCGGCGCCCGGGTCCCCGAGGACGTGTCGGTCGTCGGGTTCGACGACCTCCCGCCGGCGTCCTGGCCCATCCTGCAGCTGTCGACCATCGCCTACGACCTCGAGGCGATGGCCCGGGAGGCCGCCCGCCTGGCCGTCCGGCGGATCGACGAGCCGGCGAGCCCGTTGACCCACAGCACGTTCGACACCGCGTTCGTCGAGCGGCGCACCCTGGGCGCGGCCCCCGCGCACTGA
- a CDS encoding SDR family NAD(P)-dependent oxidoreductase, which translates to MSDLAGRTALVTGGGSGLGAAIATALRGAGADVVVVGRDVAKLAAVADRLGARAAVCDVADPVAVDRLREELADVEVSILVNNAGVPGPVAPLTEVSVEEWDHVFDVNVRGTFLVCRAFLPAMVARGAGDVVNLASVSGKRPLLHRTPYCASKTAVIGLTSTLAFEVGPAGVNVNTLSPGPVDGPRMDRNFRLAAERTGTTVQQAQEEFVSRAALGRMVTEEEVGRAVVAMLGMPGLCGADVDLSAGMVA; encoded by the coding sequence GTGAGCGACCTGGCCGGTCGCACGGCCCTCGTGACCGGCGGCGGCAGCGGCCTGGGGGCCGCGATCGCGACGGCCCTGCGCGGCGCCGGCGCGGACGTCGTCGTCGTCGGGCGCGACGTCGCGAAGCTCGCCGCCGTGGCCGACCGGCTCGGGGCCCGGGCCGCGGTGTGCGACGTCGCCGACCCGGTGGCCGTGGACCGGCTGCGCGAGGAGCTGGCCGACGTCGAGGTCTCGATCCTCGTCAACAACGCCGGGGTCCCCGGCCCCGTCGCGCCGCTGACGGAGGTCTCCGTGGAGGAGTGGGACCACGTGTTCGACGTCAACGTCCGGGGGACGTTCCTGGTGTGCCGGGCGTTCCTGCCCGCGATGGTCGCGCGCGGGGCCGGGGACGTCGTGAACCTGGCCTCGGTCTCGGGCAAGCGCCCGCTGCTGCACCGCACGCCGTACTGCGCGTCCAAGACGGCCGTCATCGGCCTGACCTCGACGCTGGCCTTCGAGGTCGGTCCCGCGGGCGTCAACGTCAACACGCTCTCCCCGGGCCCGGTCGACGGTCCGCGCATGGACCGGAACTTCCGGCTCGCCGCCGAGCGCACCGGGACGACCGTCCAGCAGGCGCAGGAGGAGTTCGTCTCGCGGGCCGCGCTGGGGCGCATGGTGACCGAGGAGGAGGTGGGGCGGGCCGTGGTCGCGATGCTGGGCATGCCCGGGTTGTGCGGCGCCGACGTCGACCTCTCGGCGGGGATGGTCGCGTGA
- a CDS encoding HpcH/HpaI aldolase family protein, whose amino-acid sequence MADSLRERAGAGERLVGVLLRMPAEELVEMAAVAGFDFVLVDCEHGAGDVLALRQHVAFAAVHGVPVVVRVGSGDPGMVLRVLDQGAEGILVPHVDDAAQAAEVVASAHYPPLGQRGFATYSRAGRFGTLDPGTHRENQLRRTLVLGMVESPAGVAAVDEILRTPGMDGVMVGPADLAAASGPDDPSPQESTARVNAAVAAGGKLRMDIVGNAPAASAAFADGANLVVYNLAHALMAHLAELRLAKPR is encoded by the coding sequence ATGGCCGACTCGTTGCGGGAGAGGGCCGGCGCGGGGGAGCGGCTGGTCGGGGTGCTGCTGCGGATGCCCGCCGAGGAACTCGTGGAGATGGCGGCCGTCGCGGGGTTCGACTTCGTGCTCGTGGACTGCGAGCACGGGGCGGGCGACGTGCTCGCGCTGCGGCAGCACGTCGCCTTCGCGGCTGTGCACGGGGTCCCCGTCGTCGTGCGGGTCGGCAGCGGGGACCCCGGGATGGTGCTGCGGGTGCTCGACCAGGGCGCGGAGGGCATCCTCGTCCCGCACGTCGACGACGCCGCCCAGGCGGCGGAGGTCGTCGCCTCGGCGCACTACCCGCCGCTGGGGCAGCGCGGTTTCGCGACCTACAGCCGGGCGGGGCGGTTCGGCACCCTGGACCCCGGGACGCACCGGGAGAACCAGTTGCGCCGGACCCTCGTGCTGGGGATGGTCGAGTCGCCGGCGGGGGTGGCGGCCGTCGACGAGATCCTGCGGACACCGGGCATGGACGGGGTGATGGTCGGGCCGGCGGACCTGGCGGCCGCGTCCGGGCCGGACGACCCGTCGCCGCAGGAGTCGACGGCCCGCGTGAACGCGGCGGTCGCGGCCGGCGGGAAACTCCGGATGGACATCGTCGGGAACGCCCCGGCGGCTTCGGCGGCCTTCGCCGACGGGGCGAACCTCGTCGTCTACAACCTCGCGCACGCCCTCATGGCGCACCTGGCCGAACTGCGCCTCGCGAAACCCCGGTGA
- a CDS encoding alpha/beta fold hydrolase, whose amino-acid sequence MSPLVLLPGMNCTADLWTGCGLDDALTPSLDRTTVGEQVEHLLAVLPPRFALGGLSLGAVVAAELALAAPDRVTALVLASVNPGRPTPAQRASWRRWCAALDAGTSARQLQAGVLDALVPPDVAAARPDLVARVLAMGSDEHLLRCQLAQQDSRCGLLDRLPRLRVPPLVVSGARDVLCPPEFHARLAGAVPGAEVVGLPTGHLVPLEAPVEFGELVRARVG is encoded by the coding sequence GTGAGCCCGCTCGTCCTGCTGCCGGGCATGAACTGCACGGCGGACCTGTGGACGGGGTGCGGGCTGGACGACGCCCTCACCCCGTCGCTGGACCGGACCACCGTGGGCGAGCAGGTGGAGCACCTGCTCGCGGTGCTCCCGCCCCGCTTCGCCCTCGGCGGCCTGTCGCTGGGCGCGGTCGTGGCCGCCGAACTCGCCCTCGCCGCCCCGGACCGGGTGACCGCGCTCGTCCTGGCGTCCGTCAACCCCGGCCGCCCGACGCCGGCCCAGCGGGCCTCCTGGCGCCGGTGGTGCGCAGCCCTCGACGCGGGGACCTCCGCCCGCCAGCTCCAGGCGGGCGTCCTCGACGCGCTGGTCCCGCCGGACGTCGCCGCCGCCCGGCCCGACCTCGTGGCGCGGGTGCTGGCCATGGGCTCGGACGAGCACCTGCTGCGGTGCCAGCTGGCGCAGCAGGACAGCCGCTGCGGCCTGCTGGACCGGCTGCCGCGCCTGCGGGTCCCCCCGCTCGTGGTCTCCGGCGCGCGGGACGTCCTCTGCCCGCCGGAGTTCCACGCCCGGCTCGCCGGGGCGGTCCCCGGCGCCGAGGTCGTCGGGCTGCCCACGGGGCACCTCGTCCCCCTCGAGGCGCCCGTGGAGTTCGGGGAGCTCGTGCGGGCCCGGGTCGGCTGA
- a CDS encoding ABC transporter permease subunit, which yields MKAREFWLLFSPSLVVMVGLLVLPLVRTLQWSVEDVRYGSPGTFVGLANFAAALSDARFGRAVLFTVVVTVVTTAVLLVLGYLIAIGVNRLTTSRPLVLGIMLVSYVLPNLVGAVAYSWLFDDNFGGLVNRFVGLLGGSEVLWFTDQVPNAVVVVSNTVWHMLPFAMLIVLAGLQSVPTELREAATIDGASSFQTHLRVIIPTMRGVLGFVTLISIMDVLRMFDNLIPLSPQAAAIGNESIMMYVYSVAFADGAQDLGLGSAINVLTIGLILVMLVPFIRGIFKEAKVAR from the coding sequence GTGAAAGCACGAGAGTTCTGGTTGTTGTTCTCCCCCAGCCTGGTCGTCATGGTCGGGCTGCTGGTCCTCCCGCTCGTCCGCACGCTCCAGTGGAGCGTCGAGGACGTCCGGTACGGGAGCCCGGGCACGTTCGTCGGGCTCGCCAACTTCGCGGCGGCCCTGAGCGACGCCCGGTTCGGGCGGGCGGTCCTGTTCACCGTCGTCGTCACCGTCGTCACCACCGCGGTGCTGCTGGTGCTGGGCTACCTCATCGCCATCGGCGTGAACCGGCTGACGACGTCGCGGCCCCTGGTCCTGGGCATCATGCTCGTCTCGTACGTCCTGCCGAACCTCGTGGGGGCGGTCGCCTACTCGTGGTTGTTCGACGACAACTTCGGGGGCCTCGTCAACCGGTTCGTCGGGCTCCTCGGCGGGTCGGAGGTGCTCTGGTTCACCGACCAGGTGCCCAACGCCGTGGTCGTCGTCTCGAACACCGTCTGGCACATGCTGCCCTTCGCCATGCTCATCGTCCTGGCCGGTCTGCAGTCGGTGCCCACCGAACTGCGGGAGGCGGCCACCATCGACGGGGCCTCGTCGTTCCAGACCCACCTACGGGTCATCATCCCCACCATGCGCGGGGTGCTGGGCTTCGTCACCCTCATCTCGATCATGGACGTGCTGCGCATGTTCGACAACCTCATCCCGCTGTCGCCGCAGGCCGCGGCCATCGGGAACGAGTCGATCATGATGTACGTCTACTCGGTCGCCTTCGCCGACGGCGCCCAGGACCTGGGGCTGGGCAGCGCCATCAACGTGCTGACCATCGGGCTCATCCTCGTCATGCTCGTCCCGTTCATCCGCGGGATCTTCAAGGAAGCGAAGGTGGCCCGGTGA
- a CDS encoding ester cyclase, whose translation MALDPIAYKPYADPDDFIREVTDLIWVDRSISFIRENYEPDSIVHGAYGTSTTRDEVVEGTLMRIAATPDRTGQAEDVVWEARGDDAFLSSHLVLSGDLLTGAHSRTIANCLYRRGRMVEEWVVRDSLAGALTLGLDVDEAARAQAFRGYTGSWTRPAPADVVAAGDSGPRPDEHRSEVERVLEMVETVWNGRDLQKVETFFARDLVLLTVGNRVVIRPEGYRRALLRFLQCFPSGQFQVRDVQTNHAVRYGGLRVAVTWKFVGDYTGVTTYGPRTGEPVDVLGISQFTFHQGALVKEVRLWDDIALRAQIVGTRGDVELGPTNIY comes from the coding sequence GTGGCTCTCGATCCGATCGCGTACAAGCCGTACGCCGACCCCGACGACTTCATCCGCGAGGTGACCGACCTCATCTGGGTCGACCGCTCCATCAGCTTCATCCGCGAGAACTACGAACCGGACTCGATCGTGCACGGCGCCTACGGCACCTCGACCACGCGCGACGAGGTCGTCGAGGGCACCCTGATGCGGATCGCGGCCACCCCCGACCGGACGGGCCAGGCCGAGGACGTCGTCTGGGAGGCCCGCGGGGACGACGCCTTCCTCAGCTCCCACCTCGTGCTCTCGGGCGACCTGCTGACCGGCGCGCACAGCCGGACCATCGCGAACTGCCTCTACCGCCGGGGGCGCATGGTCGAGGAGTGGGTCGTGCGCGACTCCCTCGCCGGCGCGCTCACCCTGGGCCTGGACGTGGACGAGGCGGCCCGTGCGCAGGCGTTCCGCGGGTACACGGGGTCCTGGACCCGGCCGGCCCCGGCGGACGTCGTCGCCGCCGGCGACTCGGGTCCGCGCCCGGACGAGCACCGCTCCGAGGTCGAACGGGTCCTGGAGATGGTCGAGACGGTCTGGAACGGGCGGGACCTGCAGAAGGTGGAGACCTTCTTCGCGCGCGACCTCGTGCTCCTCACCGTGGGCAACCGCGTCGTGATCCGCCCCGAGGGCTACCGCCGCGCGCTGCTGAGGTTCCTGCAGTGCTTCCCGTCCGGGCAGTTCCAGGTCCGCGACGTCCAGACGAACCACGCCGTGCGCTACGGCGGCCTCCGCGTCGCCGTCACCTGGAAGTTCGTCGGCGACTACACGGGCGTGACCACCTACGGCCCGCGGACGGGCGAGCCCGTCGACGTCCTCGGCATCTCCCAGTTCACGTTCCACCAGGGGGCGCTCGTCAAGGAGGTCCGCCTCTGGGACGACATCGCCCTGCGCGCGCAGATCGTCGGCACGCGCGGCGACGTCGAGCTGGGCCCGACCAACATCTACTGA
- a CDS encoding calcium-binding protein: MTPGPSPWRTARRRTLAAALVLLVAAGAATGSWWWSHPAEVWADGSAHGDWIAVYDGHGRTSSRGTAITLSPAPASDPEQTHAGLVVSVRQYGDLDLRATVHTVRQLRTGSRPNPWEVGWLVWHYDAERRFYYFALKPNGWELGQVDPSATGGQRFLATGDAPVAGDRPHDVRVRQLGATIDVWVDHAAVVSFTVPADPGVPGAVGLYSEDAEVRFSGLRVEPATLP, from the coding sequence GTGACACCTGGACCCTCACCGTGGCGCACGGCCCGACGGCGCACGCTCGCCGCCGCGCTCGTGCTGCTCGTCGCGGCGGGCGCGGCCACCGGCTCGTGGTGGTGGTCGCACCCGGCCGAGGTGTGGGCGGACGGTTCGGCGCACGGCGACTGGATCGCGGTGTACGACGGCCACGGGCGGACCAGTTCCCGCGGGACGGCCATCACGCTGTCCCCCGCACCGGCGAGCGACCCGGAGCAGACGCATGCCGGCCTGGTGGTGTCCGTCCGGCAGTACGGCGACCTCGACCTGCGCGCCACCGTCCACACCGTCCGGCAGCTGCGCACCGGCTCCCGCCCCAACCCCTGGGAGGTGGGCTGGCTCGTGTGGCACTACGACGCCGAGCGCCGCTTCTACTACTTCGCCCTCAAGCCCAACGGCTGGGAACTGGGCCAGGTCGACCCGTCGGCCACCGGTGGCCAGCGCTTCCTCGCCACCGGTGACGCGCCCGTGGCGGGGGACCGGCCGCACGACGTCCGCGTGCGTCAGCTCGGGGCGACGATCGACGTCTGGGTCGACCACGCCGCGGTGGTGTCGTTCACCGTCCCCGCGGATCCGGGCGTCCCGGGCGCCGTCGGCCTGTACTCCGAGGACGCCGAGGTGCGGTTCAGCGGTCTGCGGGTCGAACCCGCGACCCTGCCCTGA
- the hisD gene encoding histidinol dehydrogenase has translation MVLHLKSAPTKSFADTAQHDVAARVAAIVADVRRDGDAAVRRYAEQFDGWTGPTRLDDARVEEVVATLDPQVVEDIRFVQDQVRTFAQAQRDTLVDLEVETLPGVRLGQKHVPVQAAGAYVPGGKYPLTASAHMTVVTAKVAGVPRVVACTPPIRGEVPAATVAAMKLAGADEIHVLGGVQAIAAMALGTESIPAVNLLAGPGNPYVAEAKRQLFGEVGIDLFAGPTEILVVADEGADPFLVAVDLLSQAEHGPESPAVLITTSRTLGEQVLAHVERLLPGMPTADYAGPAWRDWGQVLVVDDLDEAYALADRFASEHVQVFTADPREALEKMHDYGALFLGEGTCVSYGDKVIGTNHVLPTLGAARYTGGLWVGKYLRTVTYQEITDPASSARLGEVCGRAARVELFEGHARSGDVRAWKHAGRRAAWIEEALAAGTVAP, from the coding sequence ATGGTGCTGCACCTGAAGAGCGCGCCCACGAAGTCGTTCGCCGACACCGCCCAGCACGACGTCGCCGCCCGCGTCGCGGCGATCGTCGCCGACGTCCGCCGCGACGGCGACGCCGCCGTCCGCCGGTACGCCGAGCAGTTCGACGGCTGGACCGGGCCCACCCGCCTCGACGACGCGCGCGTCGAGGAGGTCGTGGCCACGCTCGACCCCCAGGTGGTCGAGGACATCCGGTTCGTGCAGGACCAGGTCCGCACCTTCGCCCAGGCGCAGCGCGACACCCTCGTCGACCTGGAGGTCGAGACCCTGCCCGGGGTCCGGCTGGGGCAGAAGCACGTCCCGGTCCAGGCCGCCGGGGCGTACGTCCCCGGCGGGAAGTACCCGCTGACGGCGTCGGCGCACATGACCGTCGTCACTGCCAAGGTCGCCGGGGTCCCGCGCGTCGTGGCCTGCACGCCGCCCATCCGGGGTGAGGTCCCCGCGGCGACCGTCGCCGCCATGAAGCTCGCCGGGGCCGACGAGATCCACGTCCTCGGCGGGGTGCAGGCCATCGCCGCGATGGCCCTGGGCACCGAGTCGATCCCCGCCGTCAACCTCCTCGCCGGGCCGGGCAACCCCTACGTCGCCGAGGCGAAGCGGCAGCTGTTCGGCGAGGTCGGGATCGACCTGTTCGCCGGCCCCACCGAGATCCTCGTCGTCGCCGACGAGGGCGCCGACCCGTTCCTCGTCGCCGTCGACCTCCTCTCGCAGGCCGAGCACGGGCCCGAGTCGCCCGCGGTGCTCATCACCACCTCGCGCACCCTCGGCGAACAGGTCCTCGCGCACGTCGAGCGGTTGCTGCCCGGGATGCCGACGGCCGACTACGCCGGCCCGGCGTGGCGCGACTGGGGTCAGGTGCTCGTCGTCGACGACCTCGACGAGGCGTACGCGCTCGCCGACCGCTTCGCCTCCGAACACGTGCAGGTGTTCACCGCGGACCCGCGCGAGGCCCTGGAGAAGATGCACGACTACGGCGCGCTGTTCCTCGGGGAGGGCACCTGCGTCTCGTACGGGGACAAGGTCATCGGGACCAACCACGTCCTGCCGACGCTCGGCGCCGCGCGGTACACGGGCGGTCTGTGGGTCGGCAAGTACCTGCGCACCGTCACCTACCAGGAGATCACCGACCCGGCGTCGTCCGCGCGGCTCGGGGAGGTGTGCGGGCGCGCGGCCCGGGTGGAGCTGTTCGAGGGCCACGCCCGGTCCGGCGACGTCCGGGCCTGGAAGCACGCGGGCCGCCGCGCCGCCTGGATCGAGGAGGCCCTGGCGGCCGGGACGGTCGCGCCGTGA
- a CDS encoding ABC transporter substrate-binding protein: MPTEKRTFALIAAAVAGALVFTGCGAGSRVGNDNATSVACDYEAPKAKTTVNVLAYNSSAIDPFTNTMVSSCTKGDVTVKHDPIDFGGQVTKTTATLAGSTGTYDLIETYGFIIPGLAEDDKLVPLDDLYAEHASEHGLDAISESMRQGMSYDGKLYALPMQAQMFVLAYREDLFDQLGLKAPTTFPEMVSAAQAIQAAGLVEHPIALPWLATSDVTTSFEAAMNSLGADFVDADGKVTLDGPEAQQALEAMLALKPFMDPQVTTFDQPKVQQQMYNGTAAMSIMFSGRMNDLTLASNSNLADEFAFAGAPKLTADAQYSYSRLSIDGWSIPKNTELDHDMLFTMMASAVGEDASKASIPAAYPAREGLVTTSNSPYGEAANASIASTMPPVVSPVLADLSNEIRPLLVQVLNGELPVADGMAQMQAAGEKLAG, translated from the coding sequence ATGCCCACAGAGAAGCGCACCTTCGCCCTCATCGCCGCGGCCGTCGCGGGTGCTCTCGTCTTCACCGGATGCGGCGCCGGCAGCCGCGTCGGCAACGACAACGCGACGTCCGTCGCCTGCGACTACGAAGCCCCCAAGGCCAAGACGACGGTCAACGTCCTGGCCTACAACTCCTCCGCGATCGACCCCTTCACCAACACCATGGTGTCCAGCTGCACCAAGGGCGACGTCACGGTCAAGCACGACCCCATCGACTTCGGCGGGCAGGTCACCAAGACCACCGCCACCCTCGCCGGGAGCACCGGCACCTACGACCTCATCGAGACCTACGGCTTCATCATCCCCGGCCTGGCGGAAGACGACAAGCTCGTGCCCCTCGACGACCTCTACGCCGAGCACGCCTCCGAGCACGGGCTCGACGCCATCAGCGAGTCGATGCGGCAGGGGATGTCCTACGACGGCAAGCTCTACGCGCTGCCGATGCAGGCGCAGATGTTCGTCCTGGCCTACCGCGAGGACCTCTTCGACCAGCTCGGGCTCAAGGCCCCCACGACGTTCCCGGAGATGGTCTCGGCCGCCCAGGCCATCCAGGCCGCGGGGCTGGTGGAGCACCCGATCGCCCTGCCGTGGCTGGCCACCTCGGACGTCACGACGAGCTTCGAGGCCGCCATGAACTCCCTCGGCGCCGACTTCGTCGACGCCGACGGGAAGGTCACCCTCGACGGCCCGGAGGCGCAGCAGGCGCTCGAGGCGATGCTCGCCCTCAAACCCTTCATGGACCCGCAGGTCACGACGTTCGACCAGCCCAAGGTGCAGCAGCAGATGTACAACGGCACCGCGGCCATGTCGATCATGTTCTCCGGCCGCATGAACGACCTGACGCTGGCCTCGAACTCGAACCTCGCCGACGAGTTCGCGTTCGCCGGCGCCCCCAAGCTCACCGCCGACGCGCAGTACAGCTACAGTCGGCTGTCCATCGACGGCTGGTCGATCCCGAAGAACACCGAGCTCGACCACGACATGCTCTTCACGATGATGGCCTCGGCGGTCGGTGAGGACGCGTCGAAGGCGTCGATCCCCGCCGCCTACCCCGCCCGCGAGGGTCTCGTCACCACGTCGAACTCGCCCTACGGGGAGGCCGCCAACGCGTCCATCGCCTCGACCATGCCGCCCGTCGTCTCCCCGGTGCTGGCCGACCTCAGCAACGAGATCCGGCCCCTCCTCGTGCAGGTCCTGAACGGTGAGCTGCCCGTGGCGGACGGGATGGCGCAGATGCAGGCGGCGGGGGAGAAGCTCGCCGGCTGA
- a CDS encoding ABC transporter permease subunit: protein MSLHTEPTARVRRPAPRPGPRPVRRRPPVAAGVLLGIVCVITLAPFVWMALSVTKPTNVAFANPPVLSGYTPTLQAFTDLWQTTYFADYLANTLVVAVISTVIALVIGIPAAYALSRFPTYVSALLLVLALVFRALPRFSVVLPMYDISRALGIYDTTFALAVALVAINQPFTIWLLRNFFAEIPRELDEAAMIDGCTRIGMLRRVMIPLMRPGILTAGIFVFLFAFQEYLTALVLTDSSSKTVPVFIATQLGQTLPMLQQAGAASLLLTLPVVVIAFVAQKYLVAGLSDGAVKG, encoded by the coding sequence GTGAGCCTGCACACCGAACCGACCGCGCGGGTCCGGCGCCCGGCCCCGCGCCCCGGTCCGCGGCCGGTGCGCCGGCGCCCGCCCGTGGCGGCGGGGGTCCTGCTGGGGATCGTCTGCGTCATCACCCTCGCGCCCTTCGTGTGGATGGCGCTGTCCGTCACGAAACCCACGAACGTCGCCTTCGCCAACCCGCCCGTGCTCTCCGGGTACACCCCGACGCTGCAAGCCTTCACCGACCTCTGGCAGACCACCTACTTCGCCGACTACCTGGCGAACACCCTCGTCGTCGCGGTGATCTCGACGGTCATCGCCCTCGTCATCGGGATCCCCGCCGCCTACGCGCTGTCGAGGTTCCCGACCTACGTCTCGGCGCTGCTGCTGGTCCTGGCGCTGGTGTTCCGGGCCCTGCCCCGATTCTCGGTCGTCCTGCCCATGTACGACATCAGCCGGGCCCTGGGGATCTACGACACGACGTTCGCCCTCGCCGTGGCGCTCGTCGCGATCAACCAGCCGTTCACGATCTGGCTGCTGCGCAACTTCTTCGCCGAGATCCCCCGGGAGCTCGACGAGGCCGCCATGATCGACGGCTGCACGCGCATCGGCATGCTGCGCCGGGTGATGATCCCCCTCATGCGGCCAGGCATCCTCACCGCCGGGATCTTCGTGTTCCTCTTCGCCTTCCAGGAGTACCTCACCGCGCTCGTGCTCACCGACTCCTCCTCCAAGACGGTGCCGGTGTTCATCGCGACCCAGCTGGGCCAGACCCTGCCGATGCTGCAGCAGGCCGGGGCGGCGTCGCTGCTGCTGACCCTGCCCGTGGTCGTCATCGCGTTCGTGGCGCAGAAGTACCTCGTCGCCGGGCTCAGCGACGGTGCCGTGAAGGGGTGA